A single genomic interval of Lacrimispora sphenoides JCM 1415 harbors:
- a CDS encoding serine/threonine protein kinase, with protein sequence MILDRQKEVVFVSAVLFGKYQLYGILGTGRAGTVFLAVHLGLEEYRAIKRVPKSFLKFERLRHEALVLKELRHPGIPIIYDVEEDEFYSYLIEEYLEGDSLFDLVKKQGYLSRELAISYGIQLTSIISYLHLAGPNPILHLDLQPKNLLLCHDIVKLIDFELAASVDDANMHGERYGTVGCAAPEQYSKDGVLDERTDIYAIGAIIHFLFTGEFPKLPYKPASSMDADLAAVINRCMKKGKEERFSSAQELGERLGQLKNMGTAANDRLQSSSLTIALAGSKSGAGTTHIGIGLSVYLRNHGYPNLFEEKNDSGMGTGLGDHAAAKRDQYGLMRYRGFIWRPYYGPVVKLKEPPYQIRILDYGKNVEQALRGSPDALILVCDGSSWSRNSAYFSAEYVGKGHSSYGIVYNHAARTTRIRLPEGAAPSRCIKAPYFPAPFETNAETEDFYKTLLEEILEIKSIRKRGKGRYRRQISDWFSQMISGKNCTIEKG encoded by the coding sequence ATGATATTGGACAGACAAAAGGAGGTGGTTTTCGTAAGCGCCGTTCTGTTTGGAAAATATCAGCTATACGGCATCTTGGGAACCGGCCGGGCAGGGACAGTTTTTCTGGCGGTTCATCTGGGGCTTGAGGAATACCGGGCAATCAAGCGGGTACCCAAAAGCTTTCTGAAATTCGAACGTCTAAGGCATGAAGCGCTTGTTCTTAAGGAACTTCGCCATCCTGGAATTCCCATTATTTATGATGTAGAGGAAGACGAATTTTATAGTTATTTAATCGAAGAGTATCTGGAAGGAGATTCTTTATTTGACCTTGTGAAAAAACAGGGCTATCTATCGCGGGAACTGGCTATCTCATATGGAATCCAGTTGACCAGCATCATCAGTTACCTGCATCTCGCAGGACCAAACCCCATATTACATTTGGATTTACAGCCGAAAAACCTGTTATTGTGTCATGACATCGTTAAACTGATTGACTTTGAACTTGCCGCGTCCGTGGATGATGCAAATATGCACGGAGAGCGGTATGGAACCGTGGGATGTGCGGCGCCGGAGCAGTATTCAAAGGATGGAGTATTGGATGAACGAACAGATATATATGCCATTGGTGCTATCATCCATTTTCTTTTTACAGGAGAATTTCCTAAACTGCCCTATAAACCGGCTTCATCAATGGATGCCGATCTGGCTGCCGTCATAAACCGGTGTATGAAAAAGGGAAAAGAAGAACGGTTTTCATCAGCACAGGAGCTGGGTGAGAGGCTTGGACAGCTTAAAAACATGGGAACGGCTGCAAACGACCGTCTACAATCGTCATCTCTTACAATTGCTCTTGCAGGGAGCAAATCAGGGGCCGGAACGACTCATATTGGAATCGGCCTGTCTGTCTATCTTAGAAATCACGGATATCCCAATTTATTTGAAGAAAAAAATGATTCCGGCATGGGCACCGGGCTTGGTGATCATGCAGCCGCAAAGCGGGACCAGTATGGCCTGATGAGGTACCGGGGTTTTATTTGGAGACCCTATTACGGGCCGGTAGTGAAATTAAAAGAGCCGCCTTATCAAATTCGTATCCTGGATTACGGGAAAAATGTGGAACAGGCACTGAGGGGCAGCCCAGATGCTTTGATACTGGTATGCGACGGCAGCAGCTGGAGCAGAAACAGTGCCTATTTCTCTGCGGAATATGTAGGGAAAGGCCATAGTTCCTATGGGATTGTTTATAATCATGCAGCCAGGACAACCAGGATAAGGCTGCCTGAAGGGGCAGCCCCTTCCCGATGCATTAAGGCCCCTTATTTTCCGGCCCCTTTTGAGACAAATGCGGAAACAGAAGACTTTTACAAGACTCTGCTGGAAGAGATTTTAGAAATAAAAAGCATAAGGAAAAGAGGAAAAGGAAGATATAGAAGACAAATTAGCGATTGGTTTTCTCAAATGATTTCGGGCAAAAACTGCACCATAGAAAAAGGATAA
- a CDS encoding sugar phosphate isomerase/epimerase family protein — MRIGSLVELFQDTDVEGKFAELRSMGMESCQLVCWDQKLMNEKTADKVNAAVSRHKVDITAFWCGWEGPRVWDFYDGQLTLGLVPEAFRFERMKMLEKGIDFAAMIHVRDVATHVGYMPENPYDPHYQGVLTCLKALVKQCKKNQQNFLFETGQETPVTLKRAIQDIEKDAGKGNVGINLDPANLIMYGKANPVDALEVFGEYVMGIHGKDGKYPTDGHMLGEEVPLGEGKVNYPAFVAKLKEIGYAGDITIEREISGEEQKKDILMAKNLLEQLIKEE; from the coding sequence ATGAGAATCGGAAGTTTAGTTGAACTATTTCAGGATACGGACGTGGAAGGTAAATTTGCGGAGCTTCGCTCTATGGGTATGGAAAGCTGCCAGCTGGTGTGCTGGGACCAGAAATTGATGAATGAGAAAACTGCAGATAAGGTAAATGCCGCAGTAAGCCGTCACAAAGTGGATATTACCGCCTTCTGGTGCGGATGGGAAGGCCCAAGAGTATGGGATTTCTATGACGGTCAGCTTACCCTGGGTCTTGTGCCCGAGGCATTCCGTTTTGAGAGAATGAAGATGCTGGAAAAAGGGATTGATTTTGCTGCCATGATCCATGTTCGGGATGTGGCAACCCATGTGGGCTACATGCCGGAAAATCCCTACGATCCCCATTACCAGGGCGTCCTGACATGCTTAAAAGCGCTGGTAAAACAGTGTAAAAAGAATCAGCAGAATTTCCTTTTTGAAACAGGCCAGGAAACCCCGGTCACATTAAAAAGAGCCATACAGGATATCGAAAAGGATGCAGGAAAAGGCAATGTGGGAATCAACCTGGACCCTGCCAATTTAATCATGTACGGCAAAGCCAACCCCGTAGACGCCCTGGAAGTATTCGGGGAATACGTGATGGGAATTCACGGAAAGGATGGAAAATATCCTACGGACGGTCATATGCTTGGTGAAGAGGTTCCTCTTGGTGAGGGAAAAGTGAATTACCCCGCCTTTGTGGCAAAGCTGAAAGAAATAGGATATGCGGGAGATATTACCATAGAACGGGAGATATCCGGCGAAGAGCAAAAAAAGGATATTCTCATGGCTAAAAATCTCCTGGAACAACTGATAAAGGAAGAATAG
- a CDS encoding N-acetylmuramoyl-L-alanine amidase: MNQVENVKFKKWEPLMALVLLVLVYVISSQAGKMTAGVKAKAEKERPVVVIDAGHGGNDPGKIGIDGTLEKDINLQIAYRLKKYLEASDVKVVLTREDDNGLYTEKDSRKKMADMSKRCEIINDESPSLTVSIHQNSYHEEYVYGGQVFYYKKSDKGKELAEILQSRFDYVLGEKNTRLAKPNDNYYLLLHVRTPIVIVECGFLTNWKESALLNNTDYQDRVAWTIHMGVMEYLNTR; encoded by the coding sequence ATGAATCAGGTAGAAAATGTGAAATTTAAGAAGTGGGAACCCCTTATGGCACTGGTTTTGCTGGTGCTGGTATATGTAATATCAAGTCAGGCTGGAAAGATGACGGCGGGGGTCAAGGCAAAGGCCGAAAAAGAAAGGCCAGTCGTCGTCATAGATGCGGGACATGGAGGAAATGATCCGGGAAAGATCGGAATTGACGGAACCCTGGAAAAGGATATAAATTTGCAGATAGCATACCGGTTAAAAAAGTATCTGGAAGCTTCTGACGTGAAAGTGGTTCTGACCAGAGAAGATGACAATGGATTGTATACGGAAAAGGACAGCAGAAAAAAGATGGCGGATATGAGCAAGCGCTGTGAGATCATCAATGATGAAAGCCCGTCACTTACCGTCAGCATCCACCAGAACAGCTATCATGAGGAATACGTATACGGAGGACAGGTATTTTACTATAAAAAGTCGGATAAGGGAAAAGAGCTGGCAGAAATTTTACAGAGCCGGTTTGATTATGTGCTGGGCGAGAAAAATACCAGACTGGCAAAACCCAACGATAACTACTATCTTCTTTTACATGTGCGGACCCCGATCGTAATCGTGGAATGCGGTTTTTTGACCAACTGGAAGGAATCAGCTCTTTTGAATAACACGGATTACCAGGACCGGGTTGCCTGGACGATCCACATGGGGGTCATGGAATATTTGAATACGAGGTAA
- a CDS encoding pyridoxamine 5'-phosphate oxidase family protein, with product MIDYAAVLKENPNGVLATQDGSKGKTRVFQYLFTDGNKVYFCTSNKKPVYEQIKANPNVSFCTYPANFTPVVSVNGKAVFVNDLSLKTRALDENPGIKGLYNAPDNPVFELFYIDVEEVETFSFTDGPKTYTI from the coding sequence ATGATTGATTATGCAGCTGTTTTGAAGGAGAACCCCAACGGCGTCCTGGCAACACAGGATGGCAGCAAGGGTAAAACCCGGGTATTCCAATACCTGTTTACAGACGGCAACAAAGTATATTTCTGCACCAGCAACAAAAAACCGGTCTACGAACAGATTAAGGCCAACCCCAATGTTTCTTTCTGCACCTACCCAGCTAACTTTACGCCGGTGGTATCAGTAAACGGTAAGGCCGTCTTTGTCAACGATCTTTCTTTAAAAACTCGTGCACTGGACGAGAATCCCGGCATAAAGGGCCTGTACAATGCACCTGACAATCCCGTCTTTGAACTTTTCTACATTGACGTAGAGGAAGTGGAAACCTTCAGCTTTACGGATGGCCCAAAAACCTATACCATTTAA
- a CDS encoding metallophosphoesterase, which produces MRNRIVLAALLGVACMLAGCSLKGTEPESTSAESTSPQETETTRTEPTTIEEFPQTSEDPASQPPEEAFDNGCKIIVATDIHYLARDLTDFQKGFQYSIDHGDGKVMQYIWEITDAFVEEVKKERPDLVILSGDLTYEGEKESHEEFAEKLGKIEEAGIPVIVIPGNHDINNSKAAQFVGDTFLGAENVTSDEFEEIYQDFGYNEAVSRDPASLSYVYQVNDYTRALMLDTCQYEPRNLVGGMIRDDTYDWIEEQMEEAWNLGMNMIPVGHHNLLDESEVYLQDCTIEHSEQLIDQLESWEVPLFLSGHLHVQHYMRSRNDSGIYEIVTSSLSTPPCQYGILYYGDDGSFRYHTKPLDMKEWAKKTGSTDKNLLNFDEFGKKFLSKVFYNQAQDEFKRLDTLKGLTKTQKEQMAKVYAELNEACYAGTVTDIRDKAKAKAGYKLWEEEGYPSILAQYLEWITNDGTRDYNALSSE; this is translated from the coding sequence ATGAGAAACAGGATCGTATTGGCAGCATTGCTGGGCGTGGCGTGTATGCTGGCAGGGTGTTCGCTCAAGGGAACAGAGCCGGAAAGCACCAGCGCAGAGAGTACTTCTCCGCAAGAGACAGAAACAACGAGGACGGAACCGACGACCATTGAAGAATTCCCCCAAACTTCGGAGGATCCGGCTTCACAGCCTCCTGAAGAAGCCTTTGACAATGGCTGCAAGATCATTGTAGCTACGGATATTCATTATTTAGCCAGGGACTTGACGGATTTTCAGAAGGGGTTCCAATACAGTATAGACCATGGTGACGGCAAGGTGATGCAATACATCTGGGAGATAACGGATGCTTTTGTGGAAGAGGTTAAAAAGGAACGGCCCGATCTGGTGATCTTAAGCGGAGATCTGACCTATGAAGGCGAAAAGGAAAGCCATGAAGAATTTGCCGAAAAGCTTGGTAAAATTGAAGAAGCCGGTATCCCCGTGATCGTTATTCCTGGAAACCATGATATCAATAATTCTAAGGCAGCTCAATTTGTGGGAGATACCTTTCTGGGGGCGGAAAATGTGACTTCAGATGAATTCGAGGAGATCTACCAGGACTTCGGATACAATGAGGCGGTCAGCCGGGACCCTGCTTCCTTAAGCTATGTTTATCAGGTAAATGATTATACCAGAGCCTTAATGCTTGATACATGCCAGTATGAACCGAGAAATCTGGTTGGAGGAATGATCCGGGATGATACATATGACTGGATTGAGGAGCAGATGGAGGAAGCCTGGAATCTGGGGATGAATATGATTCCGGTAGGCCATCATAACCTTCTTGATGAAAGTGAAGTATACTTACAGGACTGCACCATTGAACACAGTGAACAGCTTATTGACCAGCTGGAAAGCTGGGAGGTCCCCTTGTTTTTAAGCGGTCACCTTCATGTGCAGCACTATATGAGGTCCAGAAACGACTCCGGGATCTATGAGATCGTTACCAGTTCCTTATCCACGCCGCCTTGCCAGTATGGGATCTTATATTATGGAGACGACGGGAGTTTCCGCTATCATACAAAGCCGCTGGATATGAAGGAATGGGCAAAAAAGACGGGAAGCACTGATAAAAATCTTTTGAACTTCGATGAATTTGGGAAAAAGTTTTTAAGCAAGGTATTTTACAATCAGGCTCAGGATGAGTTTAAGAGGCTTGATACATTAAAGGGATTGACCAAAACTCAGAAGGAACAGATGGCAAAGGTCTATGCGGAGCTTAACGAAGCCTGTTATGCAGGAACCGTTACAGACATCCGGGATAAAGCCAAAGCGAAGGCCGGCTACAAGCTGTGGGAAGAGGAAGGGTATCCCAGCATCCTGGCTCAATATCTGGAATGGATTACGAACGATGGGACAAGGGACTATAATGCATTGAGCTCAGAATAA
- a CDS encoding carbohydrate ABC transporter permease, with product MADPEKLNPQFEKPEPDGNGNPGGMKVKNKEKAKDLLIFALFVFPAVAFVLFSTDVPFLMNLYYSVFDWNGISKDMKFVGLQNFVNIFSNDALFWKSAAFTLKFSVFFVVAVNIISLTVALVMAEEKKSRGVGRAFYYIPYIISLTAISLIWKFILGPGFEALYQATGWEVFHWSWLGSSKLAFFVVVIMTVWQNLGFYMVNYIAGIISVPRELIEAAKIDGANKFQVLRRVTIPLIMPAVSICMLTSLTFSFKLFDVIMVFTKGGPANSTISVAYNIYKEAFFNNRYGMATAKSLVFVVFVLLITAVQLKVTKGKEIEA from the coding sequence ATGGCCGACCCAGAAAAACTGAACCCTCAGTTTGAGAAACCGGAGCCTGACGGAAACGGAAACCCAGGAGGCATGAAAGTGAAAAACAAAGAAAAAGCAAAAGATTTATTGATATTCGCATTGTTTGTATTTCCAGCGGTGGCGTTTGTACTGTTTTCTACAGATGTACCGTTTCTGATGAACCTGTACTACTCGGTCTTTGACTGGAATGGGATCAGTAAGGACATGAAATTCGTGGGACTTCAGAACTTTGTTAATATATTCTCAAACGATGCACTTTTTTGGAAAAGCGCTGCATTTACACTAAAGTTCTCGGTGTTTTTTGTAGTGGCGGTAAACATTATATCCCTGACTGTTGCCCTGGTCATGGCGGAGGAAAAGAAAAGCCGGGGCGTGGGGCGGGCATTTTATTACATACCTTATATCATAAGCCTGACGGCCATCAGCCTGATCTGGAAATTCATCCTCGGTCCCGGGTTTGAGGCTCTGTATCAGGCAACCGGCTGGGAGGTGTTTCACTGGAGCTGGCTGGGATCATCGAAGCTTGCATTTTTCGTAGTCGTGATTATGACCGTGTGGCAGAATCTGGGATTCTATATGGTGAATTATATTGCCGGCATCATTTCCGTACCAAGGGAACTGATCGAAGCCGCCAAAATAGACGGAGCCAACAAATTCCAGGTGTTAAGAAGGGTGACCATTCCCTTGATCATGCCTGCAGTTTCCATCTGTATGCTTACATCCCTGACATTCTCATTTAAACTGTTTGATGTCATCATGGTGTTTACCAAGGGCGGACCGGCCAATTCCACCATTTCCGTGGCATACAACATCTATAAGGAAGCATTTTTTAACAACCGTTACGGAATGGCTACCGCAAAGTCACTGGTATTTGTAGTCTTCGTGCTTTTGATCACTGCAGTACAGCTTAAGGTAACTAAGGGTAAGGAGATAGAGGCGTAA
- a CDS encoding sulfite exporter TauE/SafE family protein codes for MSGYLYGLFLLISFGASIAGAICGIGGGVIIKPTLDAFGVLSVSAISFLSGSTVLAMTCYSVIKGKMSGESLVDMKTGTPLAIGAAIGGVVGKSMFQAVSSLFADKDMVGAVQAACLLVITLGTLIYTIKKDRIHTHHVTNPVICVLIGLVLGILSSFLGIGGGPINLVVLFFFFSMDTKAAAQNSLYIILFSQITGLLNSLVTGTVPEFSIWLLVLMVIGGILGGMSGRVINKKIDEMVVDKLFLFLMVVIIGINIYNIYQFM; via the coding sequence ATGAGCGGTTATTTGTATGGATTGTTTCTATTGATCAGTTTTGGCGCATCCATTGCAGGCGCCATCTGCGGAATTGGCGGAGGCGTTATCATAAAGCCCACATTAGATGCATTTGGGGTATTAAGCGTATCTGCGATCAGCTTTCTGTCAGGTAGCACTGTGCTAGCAATGACCTGTTATTCTGTAATCAAAGGGAAAATGAGCGGAGAGTCTCTGGTGGATATGAAGACGGGGACGCCTCTTGCCATAGGGGCTGCCATAGGAGGAGTTGTGGGAAAGTCCATGTTCCAGGCAGTTTCTTCCTTGTTTGCAGACAAGGACATGGTGGGGGCTGTTCAGGCGGCCTGTCTCCTGGTGATCACTCTGGGAACGCTGATCTATACGATTAAAAAGGACAGGATCCATACTCATCATGTGACCAATCCGGTCATTTGCGTGCTGATCGGACTGGTTCTTGGGATCCTTTCTTCATTTTTGGGAATTGGAGGGGGCCCTATCAATCTGGTGGTGCTGTTTTTCTTTTTTTCCATGGATACGAAGGCAGCCGCCCAGAATTCCCTTTACATTATCCTGTTTTCCCAGATCACAGGACTTTTGAATTCCCTGGTAACAGGGACGGTCCCGGAATTCTCCATCTGGCTTTTGGTCCTTATGGTGATAGGAGGGATCTTAGGCGGGATGAGCGGCAGGGTGATCAATAAAAAAATTGATGAAATGGTAGTGGATAAGCTGTTCCTGTTTTTGATGGTAGTCATTATTGGAATTAATATATATAATATTTATCAATTTATGTAA
- a CDS encoding TSUP family transporter — protein sequence MIGILVVAFSALLGGLVQAVTGFGGAIIILIFLPLLLSMNAAPALSDVITMILSFSMFWRYRESVSYNDMQNAALIGFIGQFIGYYIAEKKGIDADQPRHLSQAIVIQ from the coding sequence ATGATAGGAATATTGGTTGTGGCTTTTTCCGCTCTTCTTGGAGGTCTTGTCCAGGCGGTAACAGGTTTTGGAGGGGCGATCATCATTTTGATTTTTCTTCCCCTCCTCCTGTCCATGAATGCGGCTCCTGCTTTAAGTGATGTGATTACCATGATCCTGTCCTTTTCTATGTTCTGGCGGTACCGGGAGTCGGTAAGTTATAATGACATGCAGAATGCGGCACTAATCGGATTTATCGGACAGTTTATCGGTTATTACATTGCTGAGAAAAAGGGCATTGACGCGGATCAGCCAAGACATTTGTCACAGGCGATTGTGATTCAGTGA
- a CDS encoding glycosyl hydrolase family 18 protein has product MKKKAAPVLATLGLILLVTAIFSGVWFLERYIPSKEQADIAGLLGVKGDEVALYLNEDLQEAKGLYLQEQTYLPIEWVNDMLNERFYWDSNENLLVYALPDSIVYADHSTVGTSGKPLIWVNENGVYLSVGLVANYTDIRVTAYDSAEHKRIFINNNWDAQQKAVVSEKGNVRVKGGVKSPIVTWISPGSQVTVLESMARWDKVRTEDGFVGYVERKRLGEVTSEVLKSTFAAPVYTNVSMEEPVCLAWHQMTTLEGNGSFDSVIANTKGVNVISPTWFELTDNEGNFRSLAQEDYVKKAHDKGLKVWALINNFSPDVNTEILMSKTSIRRKLIDALMSEVDRYGLDGINLDFEGIKEAAGVHYVQFIRELSIPCREKGIVLSVDNYVPAPGNQFYNRKEQGIVADYVIIMGYDEHYAGGDAGSVASIQYVENGIRDTLAQVPKEKVINGIPLYTRVWTEGPDGKVTSSSLGIARAKDWVSENQVELYWQEELGQYYGELQSKEGLKKLWLEEERSIGLKMDLIKQYGLAGVACWKLGFEPSDLWDEIRLDKK; this is encoded by the coding sequence ATGAAGAAGAAAGCAGCGCCGGTTCTTGCGACGCTAGGATTGATTTTGTTAGTGACCGCCATATTTTCAGGGGTGTGGTTTCTGGAACGGTATATTCCCTCAAAGGAACAGGCAGATATAGCCGGACTGCTGGGAGTAAAGGGAGATGAAGTGGCCCTTTATCTCAATGAGGATCTGCAGGAGGCAAAAGGGCTTTACCTGCAGGAACAAACCTATCTCCCGATTGAGTGGGTGAATGATATGTTAAATGAGCGGTTTTACTGGGACAGCAATGAAAATCTTCTTGTGTATGCCCTGCCGGACTCCATTGTCTATGCGGATCATTCCACGGTCGGAACGTCTGGGAAACCCCTGATCTGGGTAAATGAGAACGGGGTTTATTTGTCCGTCGGACTGGTGGCAAATTATACGGATATCCGCGTGACTGCCTATGACAGCGCTGAGCATAAGAGGATTTTTATTAATAACAACTGGGATGCCCAGCAAAAGGCAGTGGTTTCCGAAAAGGGAAATGTCAGGGTAAAAGGCGGAGTGAAAAGTCCCATTGTGACATGGATTTCTCCCGGAAGCCAGGTCACTGTTCTGGAATCTATGGCTAGGTGGGATAAGGTGCGGACGGAAGACGGATTTGTAGGCTATGTGGAACGCAAACGGCTGGGGGAAGTGACCAGTGAGGTTCTTAAAAGTACTTTTGCAGCGCCGGTTTACACGAATGTTTCCATGGAAGAACCGGTTTGCCTTGCCTGGCACCAGATGACAACCCTTGAAGGAAATGGTTCTTTTGACAGCGTGATCGCCAATACAAAAGGGGTCAATGTCATATCTCCGACCTGGTTTGAGCTTACGGACAATGAAGGAAACTTCCGGTCCCTGGCTCAGGAGGATTATGTAAAGAAAGCTCATGATAAGGGTTTAAAAGTCTGGGCCCTCATCAATAATTTCAGCCCTGATGTAAATACGGAGATCCTGATGTCAAAGACCTCCATCAGACGGAAGCTGATTGATGCCCTTATGTCGGAAGTGGATCGTTACGGCCTTGACGGGATTAATCTGGACTTTGAGGGAATCAAGGAAGCAGCAGGGGTCCATTATGTACAGTTCATACGGGAGCTTTCCATACCATGCCGTGAGAAGGGGATCGTCTTATCCGTGGATAATTATGTTCCGGCTCCCGGCAATCAGTTCTATAACCGAAAAGAGCAGGGGATCGTGGCTGATTACGTGATTATTATGGGATATGATGAACATTATGCAGGCGGGGACGCCGGTTCTGTGGCTTCCATTCAATATGTGGAAAACGGGATCAGGGATACCCTGGCCCAGGTGCCAAAGGAAAAGGTGATCAATGGAATCCCCCTCTATACAAGGGTGTGGACCGAAGGACCTGATGGAAAGGTTACCTCTTCCTCTTTGGGCATTGCCCGCGCAAAAGATTGGGTCAGTGAAAATCAAGTGGAATTATACTGGCAGGAGGAATTGGGCCAGTATTACGGAGAATTGCAGTCAAAGGAAGGGCTTAAAAAGCTGTGGCTGGAAGAAGAACGGTCCATAGGACTTAAGATGGATCTAATAAAACAGTATGGCCTGGCAGGTGTGGCTTGCTGGAAGCTGGGATTTGAACCGTCAGACTTGTGGGATGAAATCCGGCTTGATAAAAAGTAA
- a CDS encoding winged helix-turn-helix transcriptional regulator produces the protein MNNESEKKDLFGICPYFTSQKVLSGKWALLILHYLEEKTLRFKELERALAPITQATLTKQLRNLEEHGLITRTVYNTIPPKVEYSLSELGHQFKPVLDSLEKWGELYIAHMERKDF, from the coding sequence ATGAATAATGAAAGTGAAAAAAAAGATCTGTTCGGTATTTGTCCTTATTTTACCTCTCAAAAGGTATTGAGCGGGAAATGGGCGCTGCTGATTCTTCACTATCTGGAAGAGAAGACACTTCGGTTTAAGGAGTTAGAGCGTGCACTGGCTCCCATTACTCAGGCTACACTGACAAAACAGTTACGTAATCTGGAAGAACATGGTCTGATTACCCGTACGGTTTACAATACCATCCCGCCCAAAGTGGAATACTCTTTGAGTGAATTGGGCCATCAATTTAAACCGGTGTTGGATAGTTTGGAAAAATGGGGAGAGTTATACATTGCTCACATGGAAAGAAAAGACTTCTAG
- a CDS encoding carbohydrate ABC transporter permease: MKKIKKISVLSVIVFICSVFWLMPLLLIFINSFKPYNDILQKFLALPESWSLNMYMETWTKFRFPMLISNTLLYTACTVCVIALLAPMAAYKLARTKGRLSAVCFALIIMPMMVPFQSYMITLTRLVASLGMTGNKIGYILVSTGLCMPLAVYMIHGFVKNVPIELEECACIDGASKVRTYFTIVLPLLKPILTTVVVLDTLATWNDIITNQLIVGGNARAMNIQNALYMQFSAQSADWEHALPGIVMSMAPSLIFFVFMQKHIVGGITAGAVKG; this comes from the coding sequence ATGAAAAAAATAAAAAAAATCAGCGTGCTTTCCGTTATTGTGTTTATCTGTTCTGTGTTCTGGCTGATGCCTCTGCTTCTGATATTTATTAATTCTTTTAAACCTTATAACGACATACTTCAAAAGTTCCTGGCCCTTCCTGAGAGCTGGAGTCTTAACATGTACATGGAAACATGGACGAAATTCCGATTTCCGATGCTCATCAGCAATACCCTGCTGTATACGGCATGCACAGTATGCGTGATCGCGCTGCTGGCACCTATGGCAGCCTATAAACTGGCAAGGACAAAGGGCAGATTGTCCGCGGTGTGCTTTGCACTTATTATCATGCCAATGATGGTGCCCTTCCAGTCCTACATGATCACTTTGACCAGGCTGGTGGCAAGTCTTGGCATGACAGGGAATAAGATCGGATATATCCTGGTAAGTACAGGGCTGTGTATGCCCCTGGCAGTCTATATGATTCATGGGTTTGTAAAAAATGTTCCCATTGAGCTGGAGGAATGCGCCTGTATTGACGGTGCTTCCAAGGTAAGGACCTATTTTACCATTGTTCTCCCGCTGCTAAAGCCCATCCTGACAACAGTCGTGGTTCTGGACACTCTTGCTACATGGAATGATATCATCACCAACCAGTTGATCGTCGGAGGAAATGCACGGGCAATGAACATCCAGAATGCGCTTTATATGCAGTTTTCCGCCCAATCGGCGGACTGGGAACACGCCCTTCCGGGAATTGTGATGTCCATGGCCCCAAGCCTGATCTTCTTTGTTTTCATGCAGAAGCATATTGTGGGAGGCATTACGGCCGGGGCTGTTAAGGGCTGA